CTTCAGCGGCCGCGAGGGCGGAGTTAGCCAACTTTCAACTGGCTGCGGTGGACGACGGATAGATATGAGTTCAGCTGGACCGGTTGACCCACTGTGAGGGTTAAagttctgctttttttttttttattgttgtttttttaatctgttgatGCGTTCATAGCTCTTGGCGCACGGTCAAAATggtgagtgtttgttttctaCGCATGACTCCAAGGCAGCGTCAGCTTGATACCGCTGTTCACCTGTCGCACCTGTTGTCGCTGACAGGTAGCTGAAGCTAGAAACTGCACCTCTACACCACTTCCTGCTATGTCGAGGCTCGTTTCTCGCCGTCAGGCCGCGTAGCAGCAGGTGTATTTAGCttcaaatgtgacttttcatCGTTGTTTCACCACTTTAAGCGACGGACGGACGGAAGTGATGAGTGCGTTTCCTCAATCCGTCCCCTCAGCAGAACAGGTTTCGTTACTTTGCGTCGACTCCTGCCCtgctttccatagtaatttgCCTTTAGGCAGGAGATATACACCTGAAATACCAGTATAAGCACTGGTTTCAGGCCTGCTGCTGTAATGCTGTTCGTTAATCCTGACGACGGTTCTGTGGCTGTTCTTTATCTGTCCATAAAACAGGTGTGTCCTCATTTTGTGGAAACCAGTTCAACTCTGGTGTTTTCCTTAAATGGCTGcaaaattttagaaaaaaaaaaaaagagaaacagctcCACACTGTAGAGCAATGTCCCATATTTAAGATATTTGGTTTCTTCAACAGTTCCTTGAATTTGTATCTTCTGTTGGGTGAAATGTGAAATCCCAAGAAGCCTTTTACTGTGACTGCAGCATTACAACAAATGAGAAATACCTTCTGCATGATGCTGTTTGGAGCTGGAACAGTTAGTCACTGATTACGTCTCAGCTTTTAAATCAATCGACAACTATTTTCATAATCGATTAATGTTTTGAGTCCTTTTTTCAGTCTAAATTGTCTGATTTCAACTcctaaaatgtgaatattttctggtttctttactcctcgatgacagtgaactgaatatttttgagTTGTGGACAATGCAAAACATTTTGGGATGCAACGTTGGGGTTTGGAAGAGGTGAGCAGTATTTTGGACcattttctatctttttctgGAGTAAACAAAGAGATGGACAGAGTGATTGTTGCAGCCCTAATGCTGTCCCCACTTTCTTGCAATTGGCTTAGCTGTTTTTGAGACATGTGAGTGGGTTTGAACTGTGCTTTGTTCCAGTGAGTTTGGAAATGATCTCTGCACTGCTGGATCTGTGAGTTTAAAGGAGATTTTCCACTTTGTACTTAAAGTCAATTTTCTTTATATGccccaaaatcacaaatttcaCCCAGAGATGAGACGTCTTTAGGCCATTCATCCAGAGAGACAATCCATTCACCCTCACAGGCTGTCTTACATCAACAATGAGAGGAAGACTTAAAAGGAAATAGTTTGTCAGTGTGGTTCTGAtagaggtgggggggggattAATTTCCATGTTGATAAACAGCCAAGTCTATTTACAATGCTAGGAAACATGCAAAGCCCAGCTCCTCAGCTCTCTTGAAAATCGGAAAGGAAACGCCAAACTGCCTCCTCCTCAATTGTCCGTTGACCTTCACATTTCTCCCTGTCAGTgctctttttccccttttggTGATGTGTTTGGTCAGTGGAGTTACTCTTTAATGAACCGTGACAACAGCAAGCCTGGTTTGACCCGTGCTTTGTGTCTGACGGTAGTTAATAATGTCCTCTGCGGTGACTTTGGGTGGACGCGTGTGTGACTCTGACCGGccgctgtgtctgtgtgttgtcagatgcgcttcctgctgctcttcagtcGCCAGGGGAAGCTGCGTCTGCAGAAGTGGTTCACGCCTATGGCAGAAcgggagaagaagaaggtcaTCAAGGACATGACCACCATGGTGTTGGCACGGCAACCACGCTCCTGTAACTTCCTGCATTGGAAAGACCTGAAGATTATTTACAAGAGGTGGGCCCCACATGTTTGGCTACTTTAAATGACTTTAGCTGCTTCTTAAGCAGCAGGACTCccagtctctctctgctcatgcTTACACCTGCTGTATACGTAACGTTGAACTCCTCTGTGTAGTTACATCAGCTGATAATCACTCTGTCACCCTGTTCACAGGTATGCAAGCTTGTATTTCTGCTTGGCCATAGAGAGCCAGGAGAATGAGCTGTTAGCCCTGGAGGTTATTCATCGCTATGTGGAGCTGTTGGACAAATACTTTGGCAatgtatttcatcatttttcatccTCAGTTATTAGCCTGAAGGGTAACTGCTGAAATGTGATGGTAGCTTAGATTAAGAGCATATTGACTGTTTCTGTTCTAATAATCGCCATCGTACCTCTTCTCAGGTGTGTGAGCTGGACATAATCTTTAACTTTGAGAAGGCCTATTTTATCCTGGATGAGTTTCTAATGGGAGGCGAGATACAAGAAACCTCCAAACAGATGGTGAATCGCTCCATCGAAGCCTCGGACATGTTGCAGGAGGTGAGACGGGCACACGCTCTCGTACACGACACGAAATGAGGCGCGGCTTGCATCTGTAGTGTGAGCATGTAACACGTGTTGCATGGCTCGACATAATTAACCGAACGGTTTTCATTGTAGTTTCGAGACGATCACGTCTTTTTATTCCTAAATCTCGGCTGCGGGCTACTAGAGGACAGTCCTGAAATTGATTCTTTGTAGTTTACTAAACAACACTTATCATGAATGCTGCATCAAACCCCAGTGTGGGAACTCCTTCGAGTTGGTGTCAAGGAGTCAGTGTCATAATGAGATCAATTAACAGTGGTGCTGCTGAGTCCCCGGTGTGTCTTTCGCCTTTCCTGTAACTGACAGGCTTGTAGATATTAGCTTCTTTTAAatagatttgtgtttgtgctgctgtttttcttacccctctgtgttgtgtgtgtgtgtgtgtgtgtgtgtgtgtatctctctctctctctgccagtgtTATTGCGAGTGAGAGACAGATTTTCCTGGAACATGGCGtaggtttagtgtttggctGATGCTTCCCGCTCTCCCCGTAGGTCCATGGCTCTGTGTGGTACAGTAGTTAACGGGGTGTGTTGTTCTGTGCTTGTGAGTAGGGCTGACTAACACTTTTAATCTAGAGCTGGATTGTGTGCAGTGTAGCCTCCCATTCATTTTGACCATTATCGCTTCAGGATGACAACAGTGATTGGTATGAGGTGGAGCTGTTTGGATGACCTTGAATATGGACAGAAAGGTTAGATGTTCTGCTTGTGTTAGTTATCTACCTTGTGTTGGTGTGCTCAGCATTCAATAGCAGGTGATGTGTAGATGTGTGCCTGCGAATATGAATTGTATATAATGCATTTTTACGAGGCTTACCATctgatttctgctctgttttgccTTTTTGCAGACCATGGAGGAGTATATGAGCAAACCTGCATTTTAACCCGAGGGGGAAAAGGGACTTAAAGTAACAGCGGGACGGAATACAAACATCAAATGTACTGTTTATGAGTCAAAGATGTTTCTGATGGTGAAAATGGGACTTACTATGATTCTGTTGAACATTTTCTGTAGAGGAAACGGGCATGTTGACTGCCTGCTCGTCGTCTGCCTGAAGTGTGGCTGCAGCGTGCCTTCATTCGAGAGTAAGCCTGAATATCTGTTCATAGTCGTGTGTTctactggaggaggaggggagggttGTTTTCACATGGGTTGTTGTTATTAAATTCAAGTGAAGTAATAATCGAGGATCGGGGTGATGAAATCATAACCATGAAGTGATTTTAGATTTATACCTGTGTTGCATTTCTATttaaaatcatttattaatATATTGGAAGCGAATGGTTTGATTCGGAAAACACCATAGATTGATTCTGGAATAATTGTGCTTATCTGCAACTCCAGACAATAATTCAGACAAACAAACTTCAGCCTTTAGAATCGATGGTCTTTGAGATGTTTTGCAATTCCATCAGGAACCAGTTAATTTTGAATGTGCCTTTCTTTTCGAATGTGTGTAACGTATTACACGTGTGTGGAACCGTTAGTCTTTATAAGGAGCAGTCTCTAGCGTGGATGTGAACACAAGTGCTTTTTATAATGTGCGATTTACGATGTTTGAGCTTAtgattaaaatgtgtattttgctAAACAGCTTCCTTTGAGTAATGATTCTTATGTTAACGTTTACATTTGACAATTCATGTGATTACAGGGAAACTCACCAAACCTCACTGAATTTACCAGGATCATCATTACTTTAGAAGGTTATTTTCCTCCAGAACTATTTCCACTGCTTCCTCTGACTGTGAACCCTGGCTGACTATAGTGTGTGGTGTCATATACTCTATATATATCATTTTTAATAAGGCAACACAACTCggcaagaagaaaaataataccGCTGATGCTTTATTCATCTGTGATTCATCACACATTATTGAACATGTACAAAATGGTTTAAAAATGAGCATACATAGCACAACCACTGGTAGGCCAACAATATAGAGCTTCGCAGTATGAAAGGGTTGGAAGGCAGGCGACGGTCTGATATTTAGACTTGGAAATAATTATccataataataacattaaatcCACGTACTGTACCCTGAATATATCAAGAGTCACAACAACACTCGTTCTCTGCCCAGCACACTGCCCTGATGAGAAATCCAGGTAACGTTCCTGTAGCACTCCTGTCAATCTACTGTATCCTTGTGTTTTAAAGGCCCAGTCAGCATTATACTTTATCATTTACAGATATATTCACATGTGTAATTGAATAGTTTGACATAGATGAAAATTTAAGCTTTTTTTGCCATTACTTAGTTGGTTATAATTGAAAATATAggcctgttttctgctgtttacaAACACCATTAATAGAAACAAACCTTTAACGACATCACAAAACTTGAATAACTTGGATTTCATTGTGATTTGACATTAGTCAGTGTGTTTACTGGCAATTTGAGTGACAAAAGGTTCACATCCGATCAAAGTCGTTTGAggatgccattttttttttccacctttgcACCTTTGTTGCACCTTTAATCTCCTATAATGACACTATAAGATTTTTATAATGTTCTTGCAGCAAGTAGGGACTGGtatttcttttcaaaatgtatCGGACCTGTAAGACTTCATTTTCGTTAGGGTGATATTAGCAATACCAGCTATAGTTCATATAATAGAAATGTATAAACTAGATCACGTCCACCAAACTGTATTTTTGAGACAGTATAAATACTATATTCATAATTTCGTGCGTCTTGCAATGCGTCAGGCTACATCCCAGCCACTGTTTTTTCACGgtgctccttctcctcttccacatTTACGGTCTGTGGAGCCGAGGTCTTGGCCGTTATCTCCTCCTTCCCCTGCATCTCCGTGGGATAGACTTTCTCCTCCGTGGCCACCTCGGTTTCCCTCTTGGCCACCGGCTTCTTTTCAGTGTCCGCTTGCCCCAAGTAGTCCTTCAGGGCCCGCTCGTACAGCTCGTAGGGGTATTGGCCCTTCAGCTGCGCCTGGGTGTCCCGCTTGGTGATGGTGTTGGGGTACTCTGTGAGGATTTTAGCCGCCAGATAGGTCGTCACCTCGTCTTCCACGTCCccgtcatcatcttcatcatcaacaCCGTCGGCCTGGCGTTTCAGGGGCATCTTGTTGAGCTCGGATAAGAAGAGGTTCTCCCTGCGCCcggagggaggagggattttAACCTGGCCTGGATTTGCAGCGGGATTGGACGCCACTGGGATTCTGTCCGAGGAGGGAGAGGTCTTCAGGGGTCTCTGCACCACAGGGTACTCGTTACTGATCGTCTCCACGCCGATGATGTCTAAAAAGTCCTCCCGGTCCATGTCCTCGGGGGCGGGCTTGTTCTTGAGCGGCAGTCTGCGGCTGAAGTACCTGATTTTGGGGGTTTGGCCGGTCGTGTAGCGAGCTGAGGCATGGGGGTCGCGGTGGAGCTTCCTGAGTTCCTCCGTGAGCAGCATATCGATGAGGTCTTGTGGAGGGACGTGGAGCTTCAGGGAGAGCTCCAGCAACTCCTTCACTGTCCGGGGGTCCACGATGGAGGGGCGGAtcagtctctttctctgctctccgGTCTTATCTCTCTTCTGCGTCTGGTCGCTCATCTCCAGGACCTTCAACAGGTAGTAATCGACCAGCTTAGTGTCATCATCGGCACCGTCTTGGTTCTGGCTCGCCCGGCGTtgcatctcctccctctctgcttcctcctgttctccGAGCGCCCTGTCCATTTCTTCGTGGCTCCTGTTGACCatctcctccgtctcctccctctcctccacggGGAcccactcctctcctccagcaaCATCTTCGTAGGCCTGGTTTCTCAGGCTCAATCCGCCCTCTTCCTCGTCGTCGTCGTCGCCGAACACGTCTCTCTTCTGGCCGCCGACTGTGGGCATCCTCCCAAGCTCTTCGAAGATGGAGCGTAAATTGGCAAGGCTCTGGGGTGTGTACTGCTCATCTAGGTCTTCTGTGGCCCGCTTGGAAGCGTCTGTattctcctcatcctcaaacATCAGTGGGTATTTCTTGTGGGGTCTGGGGAAATTACCGTAGTCTGCCGGTGCGCTCTCGGAGACCTCCGTGTCTTTGGTGCGGTGCCTGTGCGTGCGGCGGTCGTTCCTGGGAGGTGATGCAGGGCTGAGCTTGGCTTCTTTCCCGGCTTGATCCTGAAGAGACTTGAGCAGGGCTTTCATCAGCTGCTCAGCGGTAATGTCCTGCCTCTGCGCGCCAGGGGCGGGCTGACGGTCTCCGGGACCTTCATCCTGCTGCGAGGCGAGCTGAAGCAGGACCCTGAACTTGTCCACTTCGTCATAATCCACGGGTTCGGGTCGGCCCCCGTTCCGCTGCTTCAGGTTCTCAATGTACTCCAGGGCTTTGATCATGTCTGAGCTGGGAGGGTAGGCAGCCGGCTGCCCCTCGCTCTCCCCGCCTCGGAGCCTGTAGTGGCGGGGGAGAGACACAGCCTGCACGGCGCATCCATGGAGGAGGAAGGCGAGCAGGACCACGGCTCCCCCCGCGGGCAACTTGTGGTGGAAATGCAGCATTATAGGCTATTTATTACCTGCAAATCAAGAGAGcataaaatgtcagtgaagCAGCTGCAAAACAGAATAACCCAAATGGAGGATGGCTATGATTCTGCCAATTATTTTGGCTAAAAAACTTACTCGAAGGCAACGAGCATAAGCGTGAGCGAGTCTGTTTTGATCTTGGATTTGTATGCCTATCGGGGAGTTATGCTCCGCAAATTGATGCTGTGCGTGAGGGGATACATTCACATCACTGGATGAGTCACTCCCCGCGTTGTTATGggcaacctcagcatcccatTTCCTCTGAACAACACAAACCTTCATTAAAAAGCATTTCCTTCCTAATTATTTCactataacaacaacaacaactcatTGTGTAATCACCGATTGCTGAGGATGCGTTTCATCACATTGCTCATCACCATTCTGGCATAAATCGGCGAAAAGCGAACGTTAAAAAAAGGCTTTCCTCCAATCTATGACACTGGgatattcatttaatttaaaaataattaaaacacataaaaaatgtgtATTACCTTTGGCAATAAAGCTCAGACAGCAGTGAAGGTGTATGGCATCTCCTCCGAAAGCGATGCAGTTCTCTGTTTTCAGCACTTGGACAGCTCCCCTGGTTATATGAGGTAACACCTGACCGCCGCGTCATCACACAACGCACGCAAGAGCCGGTCCGAAAAAATCCATATAAATGATTCAGGTTTATCATATGGCATACTGAAAAGCCTCGCTCTATTAAAAA
The Chaetodon auriga isolate fChaAug3 chromosome 12, fChaAug3.hap1, whole genome shotgun sequence genome window above contains:
- the ap1s3b gene encoding AP-1 complex subunit sigma-3b isoform X3, with amino-acid sequence MMRFLLLFSRQGKLRLQKWFTPMAEREKKKVIKDMTTMVLARQPRSCNFLHWKDLKIIYKRYASLYFCLAIESQENELLALEVIHRYVELLDKYFGNVCELDIIFNFEKAYFILDEFLMGGEIQETSKQMVNRSIEASDMLQETMEEYMSKPAF
- the ap1s3b gene encoding AP-1 complex subunit sigma-3b isoform X1, coding for MMRFLLLFSRQGKLRLQKWFTPMAEREKKKVIKDMTTMVLARQPRSCNFLHWKDLKIIYKRYASLYFCLAIESQENELLALEVIHRYVELLDKYFGNVCELDIIFNFEKAYFILDEFLMGGEIQETSKQMVNRSIEASDMLQEDDNSDWYEVELFG
- the ap1s3b gene encoding AP-1 complex subunit sigma-3b isoform X2, whose amino-acid sequence is MRFLLLFSRQGKLRLQKWFTPMAEREKKKVIKDMTTMVLARQPRSCNFLHWKDLKIIYKRYASLYFCLAIESQENELLALEVIHRYVELLDKYFGNVCELDIIFNFEKAYFILDEFLMGGEIQETSKQMVNRSIEASDMLQEDDNSDWYEVELFG
- the scg2b gene encoding secretogranin-2b gives rise to the protein MLHFHHKLPAGGAVVLLAFLLHGCAVQAVSLPRHYRLRGGESEGQPAAYPPSSDMIKALEYIENLKQRNGGRPEPVDYDEVDKFRVLLQLASQQDEGPGDRQPAPGAQRQDITAEQLMKALLKSLQDQAGKEAKLSPASPPRNDRRTHRHRTKDTEVSESAPADYGNFPRPHKKYPLMFEDEENTDASKRATEDLDEQYTPQSLANLRSIFEELGRMPTVGGQKRDVFGDDDDEEEGGLSLRNQAYEDVAGGEEWVPVEEREETEEMVNRSHEEMDRALGEQEEAEREEMQRRASQNQDGADDDTKLVDYYLLKVLEMSDQTQKRDKTGEQRKRLIRPSIVDPRTVKELLELSLKLHVPPQDLIDMLLTEELRKLHRDPHASARYTTGQTPKIRYFSRRLPLKNKPAPEDMDREDFLDIIGVETISNEYPVVQRPLKTSPSSDRIPVASNPAANPGQVKIPPPSGRRENLFLSELNKMPLKRQADGVDDEDDDGDVEDEVTTYLAAKILTEYPNTITKRDTQAQLKGQYPYELYERALKDYLGQADTEKKPVAKRETEVATEEKVYPTEMQGKEEITAKTSAPQTVNVEEEKEHREKTVAGM